A section of the Chryseobacterium ginsenosidimutans genome encodes:
- a CDS encoding DUF1003 domain-containing protein, with amino-acid sequence MKKNEEKIEVLEKIATGITWWIGSIPSLIVHTLFFIISFLLPLLHIVEFDKMLLILTTVVSLEAIYLAIFIQMSVNKSHEKIEDIQEDIEDIQEDIEEISEDIEEISEDIEEINEDIEDIQEDIEEINEDEDDEDHSERAKNVMLKSNVSSNKNEIKALKDKIEELQNKIDELKNE; translated from the coding sequence ATGAAAAAGAACGAGGAAAAAATTGAAGTTTTAGAAAAAATTGCTACCGGAATTACCTGGTGGATAGGCTCTATACCATCATTGATTGTGCATACTTTATTTTTTATTATTTCATTTTTGTTGCCCCTGCTTCATATTGTAGAGTTTGATAAAATGCTGTTGATCCTTACCACGGTGGTCTCTTTGGAGGCAATTTATCTGGCAATTTTCATTCAGATGTCTGTTAATAAAAGCCACGAAAAAATTGAAGATATTCAGGAGGATATTGAGGATATTCAGGAGGATATCGAAGAGATCAGTGAAGATATTGAAGAAATTAGTGAAGATATCGAAGAGATTAACGAAGATATTGAGGATATTCAGGAGGATATTGAAGAGATTAATGAAGATGAAGACGATGAAGATCACAGCGAAAGAGCAAAAAATGTTATGCTGAAAAGTAATGTAAGCTCAAATAAAAACGAAATAAAAGCTTTAAAAGATAAAATAGAAGAACTTCAGAATAAAATCGATGAGCTTAAAAATGAATAA
- a CDS encoding choice-of-anchor L domain-containing protein — protein sequence MLNYRIKNYFFFLVLLLVSGSVFAQKKVQRKPSTEKATSESFKAGLFIDVNAASYTPSSYTIEQLVKNILISGGSSCAVANVTNVTVSPNQLSTDPERAWGYFHKGTTNFPFTDGVVLVTGKARRAGNVFEGSLGDPVPGSTVSDPDLVTAIAPLAPLKDAVFIEFDFVPNSTQVKFNYLFASEEYTSDYPCGVFSDGFALLLKKVGDPTYTNLAVLPGTAGPVSVTNIVPAGNGFSCGPINEAYFGGMNPPTNIETNFNGRTIPLTAQATVIPGQTYHFKMVLADASDSGFDSAVFLEGGSFDIGMTIVDGNGNPLTTVNMCDNTPQLLKAQIAAVPGMTFQWYKDDVLIPGATNATYTATQPGVYIVRTFVGGTNCQTATVTIVGGTTPPAQNATLKLCTTPSLAAFNLNDATPMITSSTTATVHYYVNQSDAVAQNNNYLSAAALSNYPGTDGQVLYVVVSNGAFCSKTVTLTLNKETTPIAQLTATKVRICAGESTTLTAANGATYQWSTLPGTGATQVVSPTQTTTYSVYAIGAQGCKSLQPASIVVEVVPAITSMLSGGMICQGDVITLDAGAGPNYHYTWSTGDTTQTISVGTPGTYSVIINNGVCTKEFTTQVIQAIIPEIINVNYNENGTMMLTASNPSNGSLEYSIDNGLTWQNSNTFTNVPRNIVVSIRVRVKKTSCVGFLQYFTFVMQNVITPNGDNINDIIDFRGVNKYKDFKASIFDRYGKEVYKASSLQPYWDGYFQGKRLNTSSYWYQVSFEDPASKKPALKTGWILLKNFE from the coding sequence ATGTTAAATTATAGAATAAAAAACTACTTTTTCTTTTTGGTATTGCTATTGGTTTCAGGATCCGTTTTTGCTCAAAAAAAAGTTCAGAGGAAACCTTCAACTGAAAAAGCTACCAGTGAAAGTTTTAAGGCAGGTTTGTTTATCGACGTAAACGCTGCATCTTACACGCCATCTAGTTATACTATTGAGCAGCTCGTGAAAAATATTTTGATTTCGGGGGGTTCCAGTTGTGCTGTGGCTAATGTGACAAACGTAACTGTTTCTCCGAATCAGCTATCTACAGACCCCGAAAGAGCTTGGGGATATTTTCATAAAGGAACTACTAATTTCCCTTTTACAGACGGTGTTGTTTTAGTTACTGGGAAGGCAAGAAGAGCGGGTAATGTTTTTGAAGGTTCTCTTGGTGATCCTGTTCCGGGATCTACGGTAAGTGATCCGGATCTTGTAACAGCTATTGCTCCTTTAGCTCCACTTAAAGATGCTGTTTTTATCGAATTTGATTTCGTGCCGAATAGTACTCAGGTTAAATTTAATTATCTTTTTGCTTCTGAAGAATACACTTCCGATTATCCTTGCGGAGTTTTCTCTGACGGATTTGCTCTATTGCTGAAAAAAGTAGGAGACCCTACTTATACCAATTTAGCTGTTCTTCCGGGAACTGCAGGACCTGTAAGTGTAACTAATATTGTACCTGCAGGCAACGGATTTTCTTGCGGTCCGATTAACGAGGCTTATTTCGGAGGAATGAATCCTCCAACGAATATTGAAACTAACTTTAATGGAAGAACAATTCCTTTAACTGCACAGGCAACGGTAATTCCGGGACAGACTTACCATTTCAAGATGGTTTTAGCTGATGCTTCGGATTCTGGTTTTGACTCTGCCGTTTTCTTAGAAGGTGGATCTTTCGATATCGGGATGACAATTGTTGACGGTAACGGAAATCCCTTAACTACTGTTAATATGTGTGATAACACACCTCAGCTTTTAAAAGCGCAGATTGCAGCAGTTCCTGGGATGACTTTCCAATGGTATAAGGATGACGTACTGATTCCTGGAGCTACTAATGCAACTTATACGGCTACACAGCCTGGAGTTTATATAGTAAGAACATTTGTGGGAGGTACAAATTGTCAGACAGCAACTGTGACTATAGTTGGAGGAACAACACCTCCTGCACAAAATGCAACGCTGAAACTTTGTACAACACCTTCTCTTGCAGCATTTAATTTAAATGATGCAACACCGATGATTACAAGCTCAACAACAGCAACTGTACATTATTATGTTAATCAATCTGATGCAGTGGCTCAAAATAATAATTATCTTAGTGCTGCAGCTTTAAGTAACTATCCTGGTACAGACGGCCAGGTTTTATATGTTGTTGTTTCAAACGGAGCTTTCTGTAGCAAAACAGTTACTTTAACATTGAATAAAGAAACGACACCTATCGCCCAGCTTACCGCTACAAAAGTAAGAATCTGTGCAGGTGAATCTACAACTTTAACAGCGGCTAACGGAGCGACTTATCAATGGTCTACTTTGCCGGGTACCGGAGCTACACAAGTGGTTTCTCCAACTCAGACTACAACCTATTCGGTATATGCAATCGGGGCACAAGGATGTAAATCTTTGCAGCCTGCATCTATTGTTGTGGAAGTTGTTCCTGCAATTACCTCAATGCTTTCCGGAGGAATGATCTGTCAGGGTGATGTAATTACTTTGGATGCAGGAGCAGGACCAAACTATCATTATACATGGAGTACGGGTGATACAACACAAACTATTTCAGTAGGAACACCGGGAACTTATTCCGTAATTATCAACAACGGAGTTTGTACAAAAGAGTTTACAACACAGGTTATTCAGGCAATTATTCCTGAAATTATCAATGTGAATTATAACGAAAACGGAACAATGATGCTTACGGCAAGTAACCCAAGCAACGGTTCTTTAGAATATTCAATTGATAACGGTCTTACTTGGCAGAATTCAAATACATTTACTAATGTTCCTAGAAATATTGTTGTTTCTATCAGAGTAAGAGTGAAGAAAACAAGCTGTGTAGGATTCTTACAATATTTTACTTTCGTAATGCAGAATGTAATCACTCCGAACGGAGATAATATTAACGATATTATTGATTTCAGAGGAGTTAATAAATATAAAGACTTTAAAGCTTCAATCTTCGACCGTTACGGAAAAGAAGTTTACAAAGCAAGCAGTCTGCAGCCTTATTGGGATGGCTATTTCCAAGGAAAACGCCTTAATACCTCATCTTATTGGTATCAGGTAAGTTTTGAAGATCCTGCAAGCAAAAAACCGGCACTGAAAACCGGTTGGATATTGCTGAAAAATTTTGAATAA
- the rdgB gene encoding RdgB/HAM1 family non-canonical purine NTP pyrophosphatase, whose protein sequence is MKLNMELLVATHNVHKKEEIQQILGNEFVVKSLTDYNIHEEIVEDGDSFNANALIKAKYCFEKTGIPSLGDDSGLVVESLDGRPGIFSARYAGDHDFAKNIEKVLNEMQDVENRKAYFITVLCYYDENGAQYFDGRIHGNLLTTNKGFKGFGYDPIFVPEGYEMTFAEMNPEDKNKISHRKQALDLFLDFLKVKE, encoded by the coding sequence ATGAAATTGAATATGGAATTATTGGTAGCAACCCACAACGTACATAAAAAAGAAGAAATTCAGCAGATTTTAGGAAACGAATTTGTCGTAAAAAGCCTTACTGATTATAATATTCATGAGGAAATCGTGGAAGATGGAGATTCTTTCAATGCCAATGCTTTAATTAAGGCTAAATATTGCTTCGAGAAAACAGGAATTCCAAGTTTGGGAGACGACAGTGGTTTGGTTGTCGAATCTTTAGACGGAAGACCTGGAATTTTTTCCGCACGTTATGCAGGAGATCACGATTTTGCAAAAAATATAGAAAAAGTTTTGAACGAAATGCAGGATGTTGAAAATAGAAAAGCTTATTTCATCACTGTTTTATGCTATTATGATGAAAATGGTGCTCAATATTTCGACGGCCGTATTCATGGGAATTTATTGACAACAAATAAAGGTTTCAAAGGTTTCGGTTATGATCCGATTTTTGTTCCTGAAGGTTATGAAATGACTTTTGCAGAAATGAATCCCGAAGATAAAAATAAAATCAGCCACAGAAAACAAGCGTTGGATTTGTTCTTAGACTTTTTGAAAGTAAAAGAATAA
- a CDS encoding CPBP family intramembrane glutamic endopeptidase, with translation MENSRYPQFKFTWIGGLVLLAGLFVGMMFVSFLITFSKIIFEQNIALKDWFLMLSNAIVFLAAIAFFDFIIVRRTTGRKLSFNFSPTNFYTYVLVFPLMLGMMFISEFITAQIPTKGPLFGRLYDYFNDLMAQLTDDPIVMVITAVIMAPIFEEIIFRGIIQKGLMNNNVEPWKAIVFSSVIFGLVHGNPWQFVGAVLLGCVLGLVYYKTKSLLLPMLLHGFNNLCSTLLVTYTKNESFADAFKIPEWTLLIIGIVLFSLFYYLFVKKNKVHYLEI, from the coding sequence ATGGAGAACAGCAGATATCCTCAGTTTAAATTTACATGGATCGGAGGTCTTGTTTTATTGGCAGGATTATTTGTAGGGATGATGTTTGTCTCTTTTCTTATTACGTTTTCCAAGATTATTTTTGAACAGAATATAGCACTGAAAGATTGGTTTCTGATGCTTTCTAATGCTATTGTATTTCTTGCTGCCATTGCTTTTTTTGATTTTATAATCGTAAGAAGAACAACAGGAAGAAAACTTAGTTTTAATTTTTCTCCGACCAACTTTTATACCTATGTATTGGTTTTTCCTTTAATGCTCGGAATGATGTTTATTTCGGAGTTTATTACAGCACAGATTCCTACAAAGGGACCTTTATTTGGCAGACTATATGACTATTTTAATGATTTAATGGCTCAATTAACAGATGATCCTATCGTAATGGTTATTACTGCGGTGATTATGGCACCGATTTTTGAGGAAATTATTTTCAGGGGAATTATTCAGAAAGGATTAATGAATAATAATGTTGAACCCTGGAAAGCAATTGTTTTTTCATCAGTTATTTTCGGATTGGTGCATGGAAATCCTTGGCAGTTTGTAGGAGCGGTTTTATTGGGATGTGTTCTTGGTTTGGTTTATTATAAGACAAAATCTTTGTTGCTCCCAATGTTATTGCATGGTTTTAACAATTTGTGTTCGACATTATTGGTAACTTATACTAAAAACGAAAGTTTCGCAGATGCTTTTAAAATACCGGAATGGACTTTATTAATCATCGGAATTGTGCTTTTTTCTCTATTTTATTATTTATTTGTGAAGAAAAATAAAGTACATTATCTGGAGATTTAA
- a CDS encoding ribonuclease Z, with protein MSTYLTILGFNSAIPTVNSSPTAQFLEIEERSFLIDCGEGTQVQLRKAKAKFSRINHIFISHLHGDHCFGLPGLIASFRLLGRDTPLHVYGPKGIKNMLETIFKITETHRGFEVVYHELDKKYSEKIYEDNRVEVYTIPLDHRIYCNGYLFKEKPKDRHLNMKEIAKYSEIETCDYHNIKAGKDFVLSDGYVLKNEILTVDPAPPVSYAFCSDTRYLESVIHIIKNVTVLYHESTFLHDLKEMADYTGHTTALEAATIAQKADVGKLILGHFSNRYADLTVFTDEARTVFPNSYLPKALEPVKI; from the coding sequence TTGAGTACTTATTTAACAATATTAGGCTTTAATTCAGCGATTCCTACGGTCAATTCTTCTCCCACTGCACAGTTTTTGGAAATAGAAGAAAGATCTTTTCTGATCGATTGCGGAGAAGGAACTCAGGTACAGTTGAGAAAAGCAAAAGCAAAATTTTCAAGGATAAATCATATTTTTATTTCGCATCTTCATGGGGATCACTGTTTTGGTTTACCGGGATTAATCGCCTCTTTCAGACTGTTGGGAAGAGATACTCCACTGCATGTGTATGGTCCGAAAGGAATTAAAAATATGTTGGAGACTATTTTTAAGATTACTGAAACACATCGCGGTTTTGAAGTGGTTTACCATGAACTTGATAAAAAATATTCCGAAAAAATTTACGAAGACAATAGAGTAGAAGTGTACACGATTCCTTTAGACCACAGGATTTACTGCAACGGTTATTTATTTAAAGAAAAACCGAAAGACAGACATCTGAATATGAAGGAAATAGCTAAATACAGTGAAATAGAGACTTGTGATTATCATAATATTAAGGCGGGGAAAGATTTTGTGTTGAGTGATGGCTATGTTCTTAAAAATGAGATCTTAACAGTTGATCCTGCGCCTCCTGTTTCATACGCATTCTGCAGTGATACAAGATATTTGGAAAGTGTGATTCATATTATTAAAAATGTGACGGTTTTATATCATGAATCAACATTTTTACATGATTTAAAAGAAATGGCAGACTATACAGGTCATACAACGGCTTTGGAAGCAGCTACAATTGCACAAAAAGCAGACGTTGGCAAACTTATTTTAGGTCATTTTTCCAACAGATATGCGGATTTAACTGTATTTACGGATGAGGCAAGAACTGTTTTCCCGAACTCATACTTACCGAAGGCTTTGGAGCCAGTGAAAATTTGA
- a CDS encoding peptide chain release factor 3 produces the protein MSDLIKEIEKRKTFGIISHPDAGKTTLTEKLLLFGGAIQEAGAVKSNKIKKGATSDFMEIERQRGISVATSVLAFEYRDHKINILDTPGHKDFAEDTYRTLTAVDSVIVVIDVAKGVEEQTEKLVQVCRMRNIPMLVFINKLDREGKDAFDLLDEVEQKLGLRVVPLSLPIGMGADFQGIYNIWENNIQLFLEEKKQKVGEAIKFDNINDPTIDEIIGEKAAITLREELDLIQSVYPEFNREDYMKGELQPVFFGSALNNFGVRELLDAFIDIAPMPQPKESDTRLVKPEESTFTGFVFKIHANMDPKHRDRLAFVKIVSGVFKRNENYLLVREGKKMKFSSPNAFFADKKEVVDESFPGDIVGLHDTGSFRIGDTLTGGEKLSFKGVPSFSPEHFRYINNNDPLKAKQLAKGIDQLMDEGVAQLFTLEMNNRKIIGTVGALQYEVIQYRLEHEYGAKCTYEPLSMHKACWIEADEKSDEFKEFARLKQRFLARDKYNQLVFLADSSFTIHMTQEKFPNVKLHFISEFQNA, from the coding sequence ATGTCAGACTTAATCAAAGAAATAGAGAAAAGAAAAACTTTCGGGATCATTTCTCACCCCGATGCCGGAAAAACCACTCTTACTGAAAAGCTGCTGCTTTTCGGAGGTGCTATTCAGGAAGCGGGTGCAGTAAAATCCAACAAAATAAAAAAAGGAGCCACCTCCGACTTCATGGAAATTGAACGCCAGAGAGGAATCTCCGTGGCGACATCGGTGTTGGCTTTTGAATATAGAGATCACAAAATCAACATTCTGGATACTCCCGGTCACAAAGATTTTGCAGAAGATACGTACAGGACTTTAACAGCTGTTGATTCTGTAATTGTTGTAATCGACGTTGCAAAAGGAGTTGAGGAGCAGACCGAAAAATTAGTTCAGGTTTGCAGAATGAGAAATATCCCAATGCTTGTTTTTATTAATAAGCTTGACCGTGAAGGTAAAGATGCTTTTGATTTGCTGGATGAAGTTGAGCAAAAATTAGGTTTAAGAGTTGTCCCGCTTTCTCTTCCGATTGGTATGGGAGCTGATTTTCAGGGAATTTATAATATCTGGGAAAACAATATTCAGTTATTTTTAGAAGAAAAGAAACAGAAAGTTGGTGAAGCTATCAAATTTGATAACATTAATGATCCTACAATTGATGAAATCATCGGTGAAAAAGCTGCAATTACATTAAGAGAAGAGCTTGATCTGATACAGTCTGTTTATCCAGAATTTAATCGTGAAGATTATATGAAAGGTGAATTACAGCCGGTTTTCTTTGGTTCTGCTTTAAATAATTTTGGAGTTCGTGAATTGCTGGATGCCTTTATCGATATTGCTCCAATGCCACAGCCAAAAGAAAGTGATACCCGTTTGGTAAAACCTGAAGAAAGCACTTTCACAGGATTTGTTTTCAAAATCCACGCAAACATGGACCCTAAACACAGAGACAGACTGGCTTTCGTAAAGATTGTTTCGGGTGTATTTAAAAGAAACGAAAATTATCTTTTGGTAAGAGAAGGTAAAAAGATGAAGTTTTCTTCACCGAATGCCTTTTTTGCAGATAAAAAAGAAGTCGTGGACGAAAGTTTCCCCGGGGATATTGTTGGGCTTCATGATACGGGAAGTTTCAGAATCGGTGATACGTTGACAGGTGGTGAAAAATTAAGTTTCAAGGGTGTTCCAAGTTTTTCTCCGGAACATTTCAGATATATCAATAATAATGATCCTTTGAAGGCAAAACAATTGGCAAAAGGTATAGATCAGCTAATGGATGAAGGTGTTGCTCAGTTATTTACACTTGAAATGAACAACAGAAAGATCATTGGAACTGTTGGAGCTCTTCAATATGAGGTTATTCAGTACCGTTTGGAGCATGAATATGGAGCAAAATGTACTTACGAACCGCTTTCTATGCATAAAGCCTGCTGGATTGAAGCAGACGAAAAGTCTGATGAATTCAAAGAATTTGCAAGATTAAAACAAAGATTTTTAGCTAGAGACAAATACAACCAGTTGGTTTTCCTTGCCGATTCATCGTTTACGATTCATATGACGCAAGAAAAATTCCCTAATGTGAAACTGCATTTCATTAGTGAATTTCAGAATGCTTAA
- a CDS encoding TIGR02757 family protein — protein sequence MLNFEELKIFLDEKADQYNHPEFIENDPLQIPHRFSLRQDIEIAGFLAATISWGNRKAIIKSAEKMLDMMGNSPYDFVLNYSEKDLKGIEDKSIHRTFNGEDFTYFIKQFNRIYKENESLENLFQINDSEINFSHAIERFRSRFLGIEKHRSHKHVSSPYKNSSTKRIIMFLRWMIRKDKRGVDFGIWGKVDQKYLSIPLDVHTGNISRKLGLISRTQNDWKTVEELDLVIRKFDEKDPAKYDFALFGLGVTKELL from the coding sequence ATGTTGAATTTTGAAGAATTAAAAATCTTCCTGGATGAAAAAGCTGATCAGTACAATCATCCTGAGTTTATAGAAAATGATCCGTTGCAGATTCCGCATCGTTTTTCGCTGAGACAGGATATTGAAATTGCAGGTTTTCTGGCAGCGACAATCTCTTGGGGAAACAGAAAAGCAATTATTAAATCTGCAGAGAAAATGCTCGACATGATGGGGAATTCTCCTTATGATTTTGTGCTGAATTATTCTGAAAAAGATTTAAAGGGAATTGAGGATAAAAGTATTCACAGAACTTTTAACGGAGAAGATTTTACCTATTTTATTAAGCAGTTTAATAGAATTTATAAAGAAAATGAAAGTCTGGAAAACTTGTTTCAGATCAATGATTCGGAAATTAATTTCTCTCATGCGATCGAACGGTTCAGAAGTCGGTTTTTAGGAATTGAAAAACACAGAAGTCATAAACATGTAAGTTCGCCCTACAAAAATTCGTCTACCAAAAGAATTATTATGTTTCTTCGCTGGATGATTCGTAAAGATAAGCGTGGCGTAGATTTTGGTATTTGGGGGAAGGTAGATCAGAAATATCTTTCAATTCCGTTGGATGTGCATACCGGAAATATTTCAAGAAAATTGGGATTGATTTCAAGAACTCAAAACGATTGGAAAACTGTCGAGGAATTAGATCTTGTAATTAGAAAATTTGATGAAAAAGATCCTGCAAAATACGATTTTGCATTGTTCGGATTGGGCGTGACCAAAGAATTATTATAA